ACCTCCTTGGCGACCCCCGCCTCGTCGCCGGGTGGGTTGACCGTGCGCATGCGCACCAGCTGCTGCAACATCTCGACCGCCGTCATGCGCGCAGCCTACCGACGGGTCGGAGCAGAAGGCCAGGGCAATCCCGCGGCCCGCGCGCGATTCCCCGCTCACCGGCCGGCACCTGCGGGCCTCTGGATCGGTCGTACGGCCGCCTCTAGTGTGACCGTGTGATCCTGACCCCCGACCAGCGGCTGCGCGTCTTCATCTCCTCGACGCTGGACCTGACCAAGGAGCGGGCGGCGGCCAGGCGTTCGGTCGAGACGCTCAACCTGACGCCGGTGATGTTCGAGGCCGGCGCACGCCCGCACCCGCCCCGCGCGCTCTACAGCGCCTACGTCGGACAGAGCGACGTCTTCGTCGCCATCTACGCGCGTCGCTACGGGTGGACCGCACCGGGCATGGAGGTCTCGGGCCTCGAGGACGAGTTCCTCCTCTCCACCGGCATGCCGCGCCTCGTCTACATCCAGGCGAACGTCGACCGGGAGCCGCAGCTGCAGGGCTTCCTCGCGCGGGTGCGTGACGCCGGCCTGTCGTACAAGCCGTTCGCCACCGCCGCCGACCTGGGGGAGCTGCTCAAGAACGACCTGATCGTGCTGCTGACCGAACGGTTCCACGCACCCGCCGGCGACAGCGGAGCCGCCCGGCGACCCCGACCCGCACCGCTGCCGCGGCCGGCCACCCCGTTGTTCGGGCGCGCCGCCGACGTCGCCGAGATCGTCGCCCAGCTGCGGCGCGGTGACGTCCGGCTGCTCACCCTCGTCGGCGCCGGTGGGATCGGCAAGACACGCCTGGCGATCGAGACCGCGCGCCTGCTCACACCAGAATTCACCGACGGCACGTACTACGTCTCGCTGGCGGCGTTGCGCGAGCCGGACCTCTTGGCGGACACGATCGCCTCGGCCCTGGACGTCGCGGCGACCGACGCGTCGCCTGCCGTCGCCTCCGTCGCCGATGCCATCGGCGACGGGCGCACGCTGCTCGTCCTGGACAACTTCGAGCAGGTTGTGGCGGCGGCGCCGGTCGTGGCGGAGCTGATCGAGGGCTGCGCGCGGCTGACGGTCATCGCCACCAGCCGCACGGCCCTCCGTCTGCGCGGCGAGCGGGAGTACCCCGTGACGCCGCTGACGGTGCCGACCGAGGGCGCCTCGACAGCACGCGTGCGCGAGTCCGCGGCCGTCCAGCTGTTCGTCCACGCGGTCGAAGCCGTGCGGCCTGACTTCGATCCCGACGAACGCGCGATGGCCGCGATCGTCGCCATCTGCCGTGAGCTCGACGGCCTTCCGCTGGCGCTCGAGCTGACCGCGGCCACCGTCAGGATCCTGACGCCCGAGATGCTGCTCGGCCGCCTCCAGGACCGGTTCCCCGACCTGGGTGACGCCCGGCGCGACATGCCTGCGCGCCACCAGAGCCTGCGTGCCACGATCGCCTGGAGCTACGACCTGCTGGACGGACCCACCAGGGACGCCTTCGCGCAGCTCAGCGCGTTCCGGGGTGGGTTCACCTTGGCGTCGGCGGAGCGGGTGTGCGACGTCGAGGGCGACGTGATGTCGGCGGTCGCGTCGCTCGCGGGGCAGAGCCTCGTGCGCACCGACGTACAGGCGGAGCACGGTGTCCGCTTCTCCATGCTCGGCGCCATCCGGCAGTTCGCTCGGGAGCTGCTGGACCGCAGCGCCGGACGGGACGCCGTGCTCGCGCGCCACGCTCGCACATTCCTGGAGCTGGCCGCCGGCGTCGGACGGCCCGGGGGGCGGCGCCCTGCGACGCTCGACGCCGTGGAGATCGAGCTCGACAACGTCCGGCAGGCATTCAGCTGGTCGCTCGCGAAGGATGATCCGGATCCGGTGGCCGACGTCCTCTGGGAGTCGTGGTGGTTCTGGTGGATGCGCGGGTACCTCACGGAGGGCAGGCTGTGGGCCGACCGCTGCCTCCAGGCGCCGCAGCTCGGACGCGAGCCGCGCGCACGCGTCCTCGCGGCGCGAGCCATGTTCGCCATCTGGTCCGGTGATTACGCGTTCGCGGCACCGGCACTGCTGGAGGCCGCCGAGGTCGCGCGTGAGACCGGCGACGACCGCAGCCTCGGGTACGCGGACGTCGCGGTCGGCCTCGTCCGCGGCATGACGGGCGCGATGGACGACGGCATGGCGATCATGCGGCGCGGCGTCGCCACGTTCGAGCGGATCGGCGACGCCGTCGGCGCGACGACCGGGTTCGTCGCGATGAGCTGGGTGCAGGGCATCACGCGTCAGTTCGACGATACCGACGAGATGCTCCGGGACGCCATGAGGCGGGCCCGGGCGATCGACTCGGTCGTCGACCTGGGGATCGTCGAGGGCGCACTCGCGCAGTTCCGCATGAGCCGCGGCGAGAACGAGGGCGTGCACGATCTGATCGGGGCATCCCTCGAGCACCTGGCAGAGGTGCGCCACATCGCGTCGACCATCCTGACGCTGGAGGTCATCGCCGAACTCGGCGTCCGTGCCCATGCACCCCGCAGCGCCGTGGCGATCCTCGGAGCGACCACGGCGATCCGGTCGTCGATGGGCACGCGTGTCCCACCGCAGGCGGCGACGCGGCTGGCCGAGCTGCAGGCGACCGGCCGCCGACGGCTGGGCGACGACTTCGACGGCGCGCTTGCGCTTGGCGCCGCGATGGACTTCGCGGGAGCGGTCGCACTGGGACGCGCGGCACTCAGTGAGCTCCGCCAAGCCGAGGCGGAGCGTGTCCCCGACGGCGCATGACCACCCACCGCGCTGAGCAGATCGAGGTCGGGCACGTGCGCGGCTGAGGGGACCCCAACCTCACGGGTTCGCGGGCGCCGCACCCAGCGCGCGGGCCAGAGAATCCGACCGCGCGGCGTCGATGTCATCGGCCACGAAGCGCGATGCCGACGCCACGAGCAGTCCCGCGACGATGGACACAGGCACCAGGACCAGCATGCTCGCCTGGATCCCGAGGGCGTCCGACACGGCGCCGATCATCGGCAGGAAGACCGCGAGCCCAGGGATGGCGAACAGCGACATGGTGGAGAACGCCACGGACCGCACCCGCGGCGGCGCGACCAGCGAGACCAGAGCAAGGAACGCCGGCACCAGGGTGCCGATGCTCGCAGCCAGCAGGGCGTGGGCGGCGACGGCCAGGGCCACGTGCGGGGCATACGCGAGGATCACGAGGAGCAACCCGTCGGCGATGCCCACCACGGCGACGAATGCCAGCAGGAACCCTGGCCGGTTCCGTGAGATCCGGGCGACGACGGGCATGGCCGCGAAGATCCCGACGATCTGCAGTGGCTCCACGCCCGCGGCGACGAAGCCGCGGTGCGCCGCAGTGAGACCGAAGACGTCCTCGTAGACCAGCGACAGCAGGTTCGGCACGCCGAACAGCGCGATGCCGAGGAACGGCGCCGCGGCCCAGATCCGCCGCACCGTCCGCACCCGCCACAGCACGCGCATCGTCGACCACACGCCCTCGGCGGCTTCCTCCAGCTGCGCGGTGACCTCGTCGGCCCCCGCAGCCCGCCGCTCGTGCACGCCGCGGACCGGCTCACGCAGCCGCAGGGCGAGGACGACGAGGATGACCGTGGGCAGCGCGAACACCAGGAACGGCGCACGCCACCCGAGCGCGGACGCGAGCAGGCCCGCCAGCACGGGACCGGCGACCTGACCGGCGGAGCTCGCGAGCCGGTGTGCGGCGAAGACCTTGACCCGCGCAGCCGGTTCGTAGTAGTCGGACAGCAACGACGAGTGGGTCGGGGTCACGACCGCCTTGCCGCCGCCGGCGCCGATGCGGGTCGCGACGAGCATCGCCACCGACGCGGCGAGGCCCGTCCCGAGGGAGAACAGGGCCCACAGGGCCGCGCCCGCCGTGGCGATCCGGACCCGGTTCGCCCGGTCGGCGACGAACGACAGCGGCAGCTCGATCAGCACGATCGCGATCGTGGTGGCGCCCACAAGCCCCAGCACGGCGGCGTCACTCAGCGCGAAGTGCGTCCGGATGTCGGGAAGGAGCACCGCGAAGGCGGCGCGGTCGAGTTCGTCGACCGCGTTCAGCCCGAACAGCACGGCGAGTGGGAACGCCGGTGCGCCGAGCGTGACGGCCGACGGCCGCCACTCGTCGAGCATGCGACGGACGCGGCGTCTCCTGGCCCGACCGTCCTCCTGCGGGGTGTCGGCGGTCTTCTCGGTCGCCTCGTTGTCCGCTGTGGTGCGCATCGTGGCCTCCCCGGGTCGGTGCGCACACCGTCGACGCGACCGCTGTCCGGGCGCTGTGCCGGCGGTGTCCGCCAGGACCGTGGGACGCGCGGGACGCCCTCGCGACCCGTCCCACGGCACCGGGCGCCGACGACCTCGCGCGGGTTCTTCGCGCAACGGCTTGTCGCCGGACGGCATGGCGGCGCAGACTGGCAGGAGGCGTTGTCCGGACGTGGAGGCCACGGTGGAGATCCGCGTGCTGGGGTCCTTCGAGGTCCTGGTCGATGGGACGCCGCGGGGCATCCCCGGAGCCGGGGAGCGGGTGTTGCTCGCGCTGCTCGCGTGCGCCGGCGACCGGACGGTCGGCAAGGACCGGTTGATCGACGAGCTGTGGGGTGAGCAGCTGCCCGCGAATCCTCGCAACGCGCTGCACCTGCGCGTCTCGAAGCTGCGCCGCGTGATCGGCGACGCGCTGGTGTCCGATCCGCCGGGGTACCGCCTCGACGTCGGCGAGGGTGAGGTGGACGCCAGGCGCTTCGAGCAGCTGGTCGCGGCGCGGCGGCATGCGGCGGCGCTGGCGCTGTGGCGGGGTCCGCCCCTGGAGGAGTTCGCCGACCACGTGTGGGCGCGGGCGGAGGCGGCGCGGCTGACCGGATTGCGCGCGACGGCGGTCGAGGACTGGATCGACGAGCGGCTCGCCGCGGGCGAGAACGCCAGCGTGGTCGCCGAGCTGGAGCGGTTGGTCGCGGCGGATCCCCTGCGCGAGCGGTTGCGCGGCCAGCTGATGACGGCGCTGTACCGCTGCGGGCGCACGGCCGACGCGTTGGCCGTGTACCGGGACGTGTACCAGCTGCTCGACGAGGAGCTCGGTGTGACGCCATCGGTGCCGTTGCGTCGACTGCAGGAGGCGATCCTGCGACAGGACGCCGCGCTGGACGCGGTGGCGGCAGTGCCCGCGGCGCAGGGGAACCTGCCGACCCCGCTCAGCTCGGTCGTCGGCCGCGAGCTGGAGGTGTCCCGCCTGCTCGAGCTGTCATCCGGCCGTCGGCTGGTCACCGTCACCGGACCCGGCGGCATCGGCAAGACCACGGTCGCGCTGGCTGCCGCACGTCGAGCAGTCGATGACCATGCGCACGGCGTATGGCTCGTGCGGCTGTCCAGCGTGCGCGACGGAGCGGGGATCCCCACCGCGATCGCCGATGCGCTCGACCTGCCCACCGCCGAAGCCACCTCGGTCCGGCAGCTGGTGATCTCGTGGCTGGCTCCACGCCGCGCGCTGCTGGTGCTGGACAACTGCGAGCACCTCATCGATGCCTGTGCCGAGTACGTCGAGGCGCTGCTCGTGTCGGCCGGTGACGCGTTGCGGGTCGTCGCGACCAGCCGGGAGGCGCTGGGTGTCCACGGTGAGGTGCAGATGCCCGTCGCGCCGCTGCCACCGGACGACGCGGTCATGCTGTTCGCCGACCGGGCGGCCGCCGTCCGGCCCGGGTTCGACGCGACGGCGGCCGAACCCGCCGTGCGCCACATCTGCGAGCGGCTCGACGGTATGCCGCTGGCGATCGAGCTGGCGGCCGGACAGGTGGCGATGCTCAGCCCGGACGAGATCGCCGCGCGCCTCGACGACCGATTCCGCCTGCTGACCGGTGGACCGCGGACCGCCGAGGCGCGTCATCGGACGCTGCGCGCCGCGGTGGCGTGGAGCCACGAGCTGCTGACCCCCGCGGAGCAGACGCTGTTCCGGCAGCTGGCGGTGTTTGCAGGCGGATGGACCCTGGAGGCGGCCGAGGCCGTCTGCACGGTCGACGGGGACGACGTGCTGGACCTGCTTGGTCGGCTGGTGCGGCAGTCGCTCGTGGTCGCAGAGGGGTCGCGGTTTCGGATGCTCGAGACCATTCGGGTCTACGCGGCGCAGCTGCTGGAGGAGGACGGCGGCGCCGCGACCGTGCGGGAGCGGCATGCCCGGTTCTTCACCGACCTGGCGGAGGCGATCGAGCCGGCGCTGCGCGGCGGCGAGCAGTCCCGCTCGCTCGCGTCCCTGCACGCCGAGGATGCGAACCTGCGGCTGGCGCTGGGGTGGGCCCGTGAGCATGCCCTGTCGGCGCCGGATGTCGGTCTGCGGCTGGCCGGCGCGCTCGGCTGGTACTGGTACGTCGGCCGCCAGGTCGACGGACGGGTGCAGCTGCGCGCGACCCTCGACGCCGTCGGTGCCGGCTCCCCCGCGGCTCGGGCACGCGCGTTGCAGGCGTTGTCGCTGGCGCTGCGGCCGGCGGGCTGCATCGTGCATCCCAGTGCGCACGCGGCAGCCGCCGCGGAAGAGAGCCGTGCGCTGTTCACGACCGTCGGGGACACGGCGCGCGCCGCGCTGTCGCAGCTTCTGACGGCGGTCGAGGCGGTCGCCGGGGCGGACGTCGAGCGTCACCTCGCCGCGGTGGCGGACGCCCGACGCGCCCTGCAGGCGTGTGGTGACCCGTGGGGTGTGGCGCTGGCGGACTTCGTCGAGACCGAGATCGTGCTGTACCACGGATCGACGGCGCAGGCGCTGGCGCTCGGCCGGAGGGCGGCCAAGGCGTTCGACGCCCTCGCCGACACCTGGGGGCGCTCGGCGGTGCGCCTGCACCTCGGCGTCGGTCTGCGCCTGGCGGGACGCTGTGACGAGGCCGACGTCATGCTGCACGAGGCGGTGCGGCTCACACGGGATCGCGGGCTGCCCAACAACCTGGCACGGTCACTGATCGAGCTCGGCGAGACCGCGCTGCACCGCGGCAACCCGACCGAAGCCGACCGCTGGCTGGGGCACGGTGAGCGGATCGCCCGCGACCTGGCCGACGAGTCGATGCTGGCCCTCGTCGCGCTGGCTCGTGGCACCGCTGCACGGTTGCGCGACGACCCCGAGGTGGCGCGGCTGCCGTACGCCGACGCACTCGACCGCTGTGAACGCAACCACGTGCCGCGCGGCGTCGCCCGCGCGTTGGCGGGCATCGCGGCCGCGGCACTGGACGAGGGACGGGCCGACGACGCCGTCGCGACGCACCTCGGCCGCGCTGGCGACATCGCCGAGCAGATCGGCGACGCGCTGCTCCGTGCCACCGTCCTCGAACAGCTCGCGCGGCTGGCGGCGCTGCGCGGCGACGACGACGCGCGCGCACGGTGCCTCGCGGACGCGGCCGACCTGCGCGCGCGGCACAGCCGCCCGCGCGCAGCGGTCGACGAGCGCGACACGCAGCGGATGGTCACCACCACGAGCTGACCTCGTACCCAGCCTGCTCGATCGCCTCTCGAACCGCCTGGACGGGGACCTCGCCGCGCACGACAACGCGCGCGGTCGCCGCATCGATCTCCACGGTCACGACGTCGAGATCCTGGATCGCGCGACTGACGACACGCACGTCGTCGCGGCACCGGAGCCCGGGAACGACCAACTCCAGCACGTCGACCGCCATCGATCCTCCTGATCACCGTCACACGTCGATCGTGTCGAAGGACGGTGTGCGCGCGGTGTCGCGACCGATCGTCCTCGGACCCTCATGCGGACACGGCGCAGACACCAGCGTGCGCATCAACTGGCCGCGCCCACCGAGGAGGACGCGATGCCGGCCATTGCATGGGACGGTCGACGACGAAGTGACGGACCATCGTCGCGGCGTGCCACCGCGACCACGGGACCCGTCCGCTCGATCTCGATGCCGGCTGCGCCGGCCAGCGCCATCGTCACGACCGTCCTGCTCGCGTCATCCCACGTCGCCGTCGACGGTGTGCTCGGTGGCGTCACTGCGTTGGGACCCTTGCTGCAGCGCCTGGCCGTCGGCGAACGCGGACTGGCCGTCCTCGTCGCTGCACCGTGGGCGGCCGGCTCGCTGACGCAGCCCGCGTTCGGCGTCGTCGCTGACCGCATTGGTGCGGTGCGGGTCGCCGCGCTCGGCGCCGCCGCCACCGGCATGTTCGTCGGCGGTCTGGTCCTCGTCAGGTCGTCGTGGACCGCCCTGGTGTCGGCCGTGGCGTGGGTCGGGGTCGCCGGGCTGGCAGCGGCCGTCGGTACAGCGGGCGCGCTGGGCAACGCCGCGCTGCCGCTGGTGATCCTCGCCGCACAGCGCCTCGCCCCGTACGCGATCGCGACAGCGTCCGGACTCATCGGCGACGCGGTCGAGTGGCGGCGCTCGGCTACGTCGCGGTCGGCGCCCTCCAGGAAGCGATCGGCATCGCACCCGCGATCCGCGTGGCGTACCTGGCGGTGGTGCCCGCCGCTGTGCTGACGATCGGCGTCGCCCGTCGAGACGGGGCGCTCACTGGGCCAGCGTCGTCCACGCCACTGGTCCGCCCGTGCGCTCCGTGCCGGTGCGTGACCTTGCCCCCGGTCGCTGGTGAGACACCCATGAGCAGGCGCCGGCACCGCGCGCGGCCACCTCCGTCGCATCTCGGCGCGAGTGCAGCACCAACAGCAGCCGGACACCGATCGGACACCGCCAACGCCCACCGTCGGCAGCAGACCTACGGGAGGCAGTGATGAGGCCCACCAACGCACCAACGAACGACATCGCGACGCACACCCGAGCGCCGGACCGCCACGACGCCCACCGGGACAAGATGGCGACCCACGACGCCGTCACGACCGCGTCGGCCGCAACGCACCGAATGCCGCCCGGTCCTCACGCCGGCGCGCACGGCGGCCATGCAGGTCACCGCGACACCACGCACGGTGGTGGGCACGACGACCACGCCGCGACGTTCAGGGACCGGTTCTGGTGGTCGCTGCTGCTCGCCCTGCCCGTCGTCGCGTCCAGCCACCAGCTGCAGGAATCGTTCGGCTACTCGCTGCCGGAGTTCGCCGGCTCCGCGCTCGTCGCGCCGGTCCTCGGGACCATCGTGTTCGGGTACGGCGGGTGGCCGTTCCTCGTGGGGGGCGTCGCCGAGGCGCGTGACCGCCGACCAGGGATGATGCTGCTGATCGCCATGGCGATCACCGTGGCGTTCCTGTCCAGCGCCGCCGCCACGCTCGGGTTGTTCGACGTGGGGGTCTGGTGGGAGCTGTCACTGCTGATCGTGATCATGCTCCTGGGACACTGGCTCGAGATGCGCGCGGTCGGCCAGGCCCAGGACGCGCTCGCGGCGCTGGCCGATCTGCTGTCCGACGAGGCCGAACGCCAGGACGACGACGGGACCGTGCGGACGGTGCCACTGGCCGCGCTGGCCGTCGGTGACGTGGTGCTGGTCCGCACCGGCGGCCGCGCACCGGTCGACGGCACAGTCGTCGCGGGTGCGGCGGCGCTGGACGAGTCGATGCTCACCGGCGAGTCCACCCCCGTCGCCCGCGGCGTCGGCGACCGGGTGGGCGCGGCCAGCATCGCCACGGACGGCGCACTGCGGATCCGCATCGACGCCGTCGGCGACGACACCGCGCTGGCGGGCATCCGACGGTTGGTCGCGCAGGCGCAGCAGTCACGGTCACGCACCCAGGTACTGGCCGACCGCGCCGCCGCGCTGCTGTTCCACGTCGCGGTCGTCAGCGCGGTGGTCACGATCGTCGCCTGGGGGCTGCTCGGCCAGCCCGACGCCGCCGTGACCCGCGCTATGACGGTGCTCATCATCGCCTGCCCTCACGCGCTCGGTCTGGCGATCCCGCTCGTCACGTCGATCTCGACCGCGAAGTCGGCGCGCAACGGCATCCTGATCACCGACCGGCTCGCGTTGGAGCGCATGCGCACGGTCGACGCGGTGCTGTTCGACAAGACCGGCACGCTTACGCGGGGGCGACACGTGCTGTCCAGCGCCGCGGCGGTTGACGGCGTCACCGACCGTGTGCTGGCACTGGCCGCCGCAGCCGAGGCCGACAGCGAACACCCGCTGGCGCGGGCGATCGTCGCCGCCACCACCGACCGCGGCATCACCGTGCCGGCGGCCTCGGGGTTCACCTCGATGACGGGCCGCGGCGTGCGGGCGACGGTGGACGACACGACCGTCGCCGTCGGTGGACCTGCGTTGCTGAGCCAACAGGGACTCGCGCCACCGGCCGCCCTGGCCGCGCAGATCACGCGGTGGCAGGCACGTGGTGCCGCGGTGCTGTACGTCATCGCCGACGGCGCCATCGCCGGTGCCCTGGCGCTGGAGGACGAGGTCCGCCCGGAGAGCCGCGACGCGGTCACCGCGCTGCGCACAACAGGCGTGACGGTCGCGATGCTCACCGGTGACGCGCAGCAGGTGGCCGACGCGGCCGCCGCGGACCTGGGCATCGACGAGGTCCTCGCCGAGGTGCTCCCCGAGGACAAGGACGCCGCGGTCACCGCCCTGCAGGACCGCGGCCACACCGTCGCAATGGTCGGCGACGGCGTCAACGACGCACCAGCGCTGGCGCGTGCCGACGTCGGCATCGCCATCGGCGCCGGCACCGACGTGGCGATCGGTGCTGCCGGCATCGTGCTCGCCTCCGACGACCCCCGCGGCGTCCTCGCCGTCCGCCGGCTCCCACGCGCCAGCTACCGCAAGATGATCCAGAACCTGTGGTGGGCCGCCGGTTACAACCTCGCCGCCATCCCACTCGCCGCCGGCGCGCTCGCCTTCACCGGCGTCGTGCTTCCCATGGCGGCCGGCGCCGTCCTCATGACCCTGTCGACCGTCATCGTCGCACTCAACGCCCAACTGCTGCGCCGCGTCGACCTCCACCCCGCCTGACCCCACGGTGCCCGTACTCGAGAACGGCACGACCATCCGCGTCGGCTTCGTGTTCCAGAGCCTCAAGCTCGTGGCGTCGCTGTCGGCGCGCGACAACATCGTCCCGCCCGTGCGGCTGGACGGCCGCCACCCGGACCCGGCAGCCGACGAGCCCACCGGCAACCTCGACGCCCCGCCAGCGGCGAGGTGCTGGCGTTCCTGCGCGCCGGCGCATGCGGGCCAGACCTTCGTCGTGCCCGGCTGGCACGTCGCCATCGCCGTCCTGGCGACCGGACTGCTCGGCGTGCTCGCGTCGGTCATCCCGTCCGTCCGTGCGGCGCGGGTCGACGTCCTGCGCGCCATCCACACCCCATGACCCGCCGACCCGCCGATATGCGGCCGCCGCCCCCCGGGGGCGCGGTGGTCACCGTCGTACCGCCGCGGCCCACACGCTGGCAGAGCCGCCGCGCGGTGTCGCTGCACCTGGGCATGTGGTTCTCACCCGGCGAGTGGCTCGCCGCATCGTTGTTCTTCGCCGCGTCGCTCACGCCGTCGCTGTATCCACGCCCCTGGCTGACCCAGGGCGTGCTGTCGGGGGCGGCCGTCGCGATCGGACTGGGCACCGGCCGCGCCAACCGACGCCTGGTCAGCCTGCTCCCGACGCGGCCACCGGCCGCACCCCCAGCCGCGCGGGCAGCGGTGCTGCTGCTCGCTGGCGCCACCGCGTCGTGGGCGCTGCTGGCCAACTACCACTGGCAGGTCGACGTGCGCCGGTTGATGACCATCGACGGCGACGCGGCACCCTATCTGGCGTCGGCCGTCGCCGTCGCGGCGGCGATCGCCTACGCCGTGGTCCTCGTCGTGCGGCTGGCGCACCCCGGCCTGTCGTGCTACGCCGGCCTCGTCACGCGGATCGTTCCCCGTCGCGGCCGCGGCCTGGCGCACACGATCGTCGCGCTGGCGGTGACCGTGGCGGTCATCGACATCGGCATCGCGTCAGAACTCGTCCCTTCCGTCAACGACAGACTCGTCGCCGCAGACGCTGGCAGCGAC
Above is a window of Euzebyales bacterium DNA encoding:
- a CDS encoding DUF4062 domain-containing protein; translation: MILTPDQRLRVFISSTLDLTKERAAARRSVETLNLTPVMFEAGARPHPPRALYSAYVGQSDVFVAIYARRYGWTAPGMEVSGLEDEFLLSTGMPRLVYIQANVDREPQLQGFLARVRDAGLSYKPFATAADLGELLKNDLIVLLTERFHAPAGDSGAARRPRPAPLPRPATPLFGRAADVAEIVAQLRRGDVRLLTLVGAGGIGKTRLAIETARLLTPEFTDGTYYVSLAALREPDLLADTIASALDVAATDASPAVASVADAIGDGRTLLVLDNFEQVVAAAPVVAELIEGCARLTVIATSRTALRLRGEREYPVTPLTVPTEGASTARVRESAAVQLFVHAVEAVRPDFDPDERAMAAIVAICRELDGLPLALELTAATVRILTPEMLLGRLQDRFPDLGDARRDMPARHQSLRATIAWSYDLLDGPTRDAFAQLSAFRGGFTLASAERVCDVEGDVMSAVASLAGQSLVRTDVQAEHGVRFSMLGAIRQFARELLDRSAGRDAVLARHARTFLELAAGVGRPGGRRPATLDAVEIELDNVRQAFSWSLAKDDPDPVADVLWESWWFWWMRGYLTEGRLWADRCLQAPQLGREPRARVLAARAMFAIWSGDYAFAAPALLEAAEVARETGDDRSLGYADVAVGLVRGMTGAMDDGMAIMRRGVATFERIGDAVGATTGFVAMSWVQGITRQFDDTDEMLRDAMRRARAIDSVVDLGIVEGALAQFRMSRGENEGVHDLIGASLEHLAEVRHIASTILTLEVIAELGVRAHAPRSAVAILGATTAIRSSMGTRVPPQAATRLAELQATGRRRLGDDFDGALALGAAMDFAGAVALGRAALSELRQAEAERVPDGA
- a CDS encoding MFS transporter, whose amino-acid sequence is MRTTADNEATEKTADTPQEDGRARRRRVRRMLDEWRPSAVTLGAPAFPLAVLFGLNAVDELDRAAFAVLLPDIRTHFALSDAAVLGLVGATTIAIVLIELPLSFVADRANRVRIATAGAALWALFSLGTGLAASVAMLVATRIGAGGGKAVVTPTHSSLLSDYYEPAARVKVFAAHRLASSAGQVAGPVLAGLLASALGWRAPFLVFALPTVILVVLALRLREPVRGVHERRAAGADEVTAQLEEAAEGVWSTMRVLWRVRTVRRIWAAAPFLGIALFGVPNLLSLVYEDVFGLTAAHRGFVAAGVEPLQIVGIFAAMPVVARISRNRPGFLLAFVAVVGIADGLLLVILAYAPHVALAVAAHALLAASIGTLVPAFLALVSLVAPPRVRSVAFSTMSLFAIPGLAVFLPMIGAVSDALGIQASMLVLVPVSIVAGLLVASASRFVADDIDAARSDSLARALGAAPANP
- a CDS encoding heavy metal translocating P-type ATPase — translated: MRPTNAPTNDIATHTRAPDRHDAHRDKMATHDAVTTASAATHRMPPGPHAGAHGGHAGHRDTTHGGGHDDHAATFRDRFWWSLLLALPVVASSHQLQESFGYSLPEFAGSALVAPVLGTIVFGYGGWPFLVGGVAEARDRRPGMMLLIAMAITVAFLSSAAATLGLFDVGVWWELSLLIVIMLLGHWLEMRAVGQAQDALAALADLLSDEAERQDDDGTVRTVPLAALAVGDVVLVRTGGRAPVDGTVVAGAAALDESMLTGESTPVARGVGDRVGAASIATDGALRIRIDAVGDDTALAGIRRLVAQAQQSRSRTQVLADRAAALLFHVAVVSAVVTIVAWGLLGQPDAAVTRAMTVLIIACPHALGLAIPLVTSISTAKSARNGILITDRLALERMRTVDAVLFDKTGTLTRGRHVLSSAAAVDGVTDRVLALAAAAEADSEHPLARAIVAATTDRGITVPAASGFTSMTGRGVRATVDDTTVAVGGPALLSQQGLAPPAALAAQITRWQARGAAVLYVIADGAIAGALALEDEVRPESRDAVTALRTTGVTVAMLTGDAQQVADAAAADLGIDEVLAEVLPEDKDAAVTALQDRGHTVAMVGDGVNDAPALARADVGIAIGAGTDVAIGAAGIVLASDDPRGVLAVRRLPRASYRKMIQNLWWAAGYNLAAIPLAAGALAFTGVVLPMAAGAVLMTLSTVIVALNAQLLRRVDLHPA
- a CDS encoding heavy metal-associated domain-containing protein; its protein translation is MAVDVLELVVPGLRCRDDVRVVSRAIQDLDVVTVEIDAATARVVVRGEVPVQAVREAIEQAGYEVSSWW
- a CDS encoding BTAD domain-containing putative transcriptional regulator, with product MEATVEIRVLGSFEVLVDGTPRGIPGAGERVLLALLACAGDRTVGKDRLIDELWGEQLPANPRNALHLRVSKLRRVIGDALVSDPPGYRLDVGEGEVDARRFEQLVAARRHAAALALWRGPPLEEFADHVWARAEAARLTGLRATAVEDWIDERLAAGENASVVAELERLVAADPLRERLRGQLMTALYRCGRTADALAVYRDVYQLLDEELGVTPSVPLRRLQEAILRQDAALDAVAAVPAAQGNLPTPLSSVVGRELEVSRLLELSSGRRLVTVTGPGGIGKTTVALAAARRAVDDHAHGVWLVRLSSVRDGAGIPTAIADALDLPTAEATSVRQLVISWLAPRRALLVLDNCEHLIDACAEYVEALLVSAGDALRVVATSREALGVHGEVQMPVAPLPPDDAVMLFADRAAAVRPGFDATAAEPAVRHICERLDGMPLAIELAAGQVAMLSPDEIAARLDDRFRLLTGGPRTAEARHRTLRAAVAWSHELLTPAEQTLFRQLAVFAGGWTLEAAEAVCTVDGDDVLDLLGRLVRQSLVVAEGSRFRMLETIRVYAAQLLEEDGGAATVRERHARFFTDLAEAIEPALRGGEQSRSLASLHAEDANLRLALGWAREHALSAPDVGLRLAGALGWYWYVGRQVDGRVQLRATLDAVGAGSPAARARALQALSLALRPAGCIVHPSAHAAAAAEESRALFTTVGDTARAALSQLLTAVEAVAGADVERHLAAVADARRALQACGDPWGVALADFVETEIVLYHGSTAQALALGRRAAKAFDALADTWGRSAVRLHLGVGLRLAGRCDEADVMLHEAVRLTRDRGLPNNLARSLIELGETALHRGNPTEADRWLGHGERIARDLADESMLALVALARGTAARLRDDPEVARLPYADALDRCERNHVPRGVARALAGIAAAALDEGRADDAVATHLGRAGDIAEQIGDALLRATVLEQLARLAALRGDDDARARCLADAADLRARHSRPRAAVDERDTQRMVTTTS